CAGAAGAAAAGCTTGAGGATATAAGAAAGGGGCTTGAAATGGCAGGAATAAAAGGGCAAATCCAGTATATTGGAGGAGAAAGAAAAGAACTCCTCGTTAAGATAAAGGGCAGCGAGGATGAAAAGACAGAAAAAAAGATAAGAAAAATAGCAGAAGGTATTGGAAAATTTGCCTATTCAAGCACATTTATTGGCCCATCTGTAAGTAGACATCTTGGATCTTATGCTATTAAGTCTATTTTTCTTGCCGTAATTGCTATGCTTATTTATATTGGATTCAGGTTTGAATTTAGATTCGGCGTTTCTGCAATGCTTGCCCTCCTTCATGATATGATCATCTCATTAGGCATTTACTCCCTTACGGGAAGGGAATTTAATGCTCCAACCATTGCGGCATTTTTAACCATTGCTGGTTATTCGGTAAATGATACCATTGTTGTTTTTGATAGAATAAGGGAAAATTTAAGGCTTTCCAGAAAGGAGGATTATTATACCCTTCTTAATAAAAGCATCAATCAAACCCTTACAAGGACACTTATTACAAGCCTGACAACATTACTTACCTGCGTTGCCCTCTGGCTATTTGCAAGTGGCGATGTCTCTGATTTTGCCTTTGCCCTAATTGTTGGAATAGCCATAGGAACATTTTCTTCCGATTGCATGGCAAGCCCCCTCCTTTATGAATGGCATATAAGAAGCAAGGCAAAGAAAGTCTAAAAGGTTCTACCTTTTATTGAGGAATAATCTCGCAGAATACATTCTCAATCTGACCATCACGAAGGATTGAATTTATCTCTTCTAAAACCTTCTCCTTAAATGCCTCCTTCCCTTCTTTTGTTGCTATCTCTGGGGTTGATGAGATAAGGATGGTATTTATAATATCCCTCATCTCTGGCTTTCTCTCTTCAAGCTCTTTTATAAGAAACTCATATTTTTTAGCATCATAGCTAAATGTAAGCTTTTCTAGCTTAACATATGTAGGCTCCTCTGGGTTTATTATCTTTGCCAAAAATTCACCAAGCTCAAAGTAATAGACTTCTTCTTCCTCTTCTTCAATTCCTTCTGGTTTTATGAGAGGCTCTGGAATCTTATCCTCCTTTGCTACCTTCTTTGCAACAATAATGGCAACTACGCTAGAAAGAACCAATCCAATGATTATAGCAAGAACAATGACAATAGGCCCCTTTGGAAGACCCTTTTTAGGCTTTTTTTCCTCTTCCTCTTCTTTTTTCTCCTCTTCAGCCATATCTTTTTAAATTCCTAAATTATTGTACCAATATCTCCATATAAATATCGCTTATCCTTCCCTTCTTTGGATTTATTATTTTGTTTATCTCTAGGATTAGCTCCTTTTTTAAAGCCATTTTCCCATCAAATGTTGCAACATCAGATGATTTTTTAATAAGAATATCATTTACTAAGCTCTTTATTTGCGCCTTTCTCTCTCCTATCTCTGCGGCTAGATATTTATATTTTCTCCCTTCATAGGCAATACAAAGGTCTTTAATCTGAACATACCTTGGTATATCAGGGTCGGTTAAGCGAACAAGAAAATTTCCCAGATTAGAAAAGTTTAATGGCTCAGGGGGTGGAATAAGCTTTTCCTCTTTTTCTGGAGAAATAACAAGGTTGTATGGCTTATATTTTTTTGCAATCATAAATGAGATGAGCGCAGAAAGAGAAACAGCCACGCTAAGGCTTATTATGATTATGGCAATCTGGACAATTGGATTGCTTAAAATAGAAGGCTTTTTCTCCTCCTCTAATAAAAGCTCCTCTTCTGTCATTGTCTAAAATATTACTATAGGCTCAATTAGTTTGTCAAGCTTGGCAATCTAAAACTTACCCATATCTTTTGCTTTCTGGTTTATACCAAAAGGAAAACAAGGATTCCCTTAGTAACAACAAGTTTATTCCTTGCCTGATGAAAGATTATAGAATTTTTTCCTTCGGCTATTTCATCCTCTATCTCTTCTCCCCGATGTATGGGCATACAATGCATAATCGAACAATTTTCTTTTGCATAGGATAGAAGGCTTTTGTTTATTGTAAAGCCAGAGAAATCCTTAATCCTTTTTTCTTTCTCTTTTTCCTGGCCCATACTTGTCCATGTGTCTGTATAGATAACCTCTGCATCCAAAACAGCCTTTTTTGGGTCTGTGATTGTTTTTATGATCGCTCCACTTAATGCAGAATATTTCTTTGCCCTCTTTAAAATATCCTTTTTTGGTCCATATCCCTTTGGAAAACAAAGGGTTATGTTTATTCCCATCATTGATGCAAGTAAAAGCCAGCTTGAGGCAACATTGTTACCACAATCGCCGATGAAGGATAGATTAAGGCCTACAATCTTTTCCTTATGCTTCCAAATTGTCCAAAGGTCTGAGAGAACCTGGCAGGGATGCTCATCATCGGATAAAGCATTTATAACAGGCACATTGGCATATTTAGAAAGGGCAAGAAGTTCGGAATGAGAAAATACCCTAGGAATAATGCAATCACCGTATCCAGAAAGAACCCTTGCTATATCCTTTATCTCCTCCCTTGTTCCTAAACCTACCTCATTATCTGTAATAAAAACGCTTTCCCCTCCCAGGCTTTTTATTGCAATCTCAAAGGAAAGCCTTGTTCTAAGGGATGGCTTTTTAAAGAAAAGAATGGCTGTTTTATCAGAAAATGGCTTATAATCTGGCAGCTCAATTATTTTATCTGTAAGATTGAATATGCGCCAGATAGATGCTGGCTCAAGGTCAGAAATTGAAAGAAGGTGCCTCATCTTTTTTTGTAATTTGGGCATTTAACTACATTTGGCCTATTTGGATTATTGCAGGCACCCCGGTAATCATATTTACAGGTATCGCAGAGAAATCCCCTTTTAAAAAACAGCCTTATTATCCAATCCAGAATTTTCATCATTAAATAATACCATTTTTTGTTTGAAATTGCCAACTAAAATATAGTAAAATAGCTTTATGAAAATAGGGGTTATCTCTGATACGCACGGAAACCTTTCTGCATTTGATAAGGCATTAGAAGCCTTTTCGGATTGTGAGCTTATTATTCATTGTGGTGATATTTTAGCCCCAGGACCAAAGAATCCCATTCCAGAAGGGTATAATCCACCAGGCTTAGCAGAGAGGATAAATTCCCTTTCTATGCCTCTTCTTATTGCAAAAGGGAATTGCGATTCTGAGGTTGATAGTGTGCTTTTAAAGCCTCCCATCTTTCCCTTTGTCTTTCTTCAGGATGAGAAAACAAGGATAATTGCAAGCCATTTGCCCATTGATCCCCTTCAATTTAGAGCAGATATATTGATAACAGGCCATACACATATCCCAGGCATTGAAGAAAGGGATGGAATAATCTACCTTAATCCAGGAAGCCCATCCGTTCCATTAAGTCCTACAAAAATCCCCACTTATGCCATTATAGATGATAAGATTACAATCTATAGCCTTTCAAAGGAGGTTATAATTCAGTGGAAAACCCAATATACTTGTAGATGAAAAAATGGATAAAACCATAAATCTTAAATTTCCATTATGTTTTGCACAACATTAAATATTGAATTGCCTCATCAATTTCCTCTTTTGTAACTGTAAGGGGGGGAAGGAATCTTAAGCAATTATTAGATGGTGCGTTTATAAGAAGCCCTTTTTCTAAACATTGCTTTACTACCTCTTTTGCATCTTGCTCTATATCCATTCCAATCATAAGTCCAACTCCCCTTATCTCTTTGTGGGGAAGGCTTGATAATTTTTCCTTAAAATAATTGCCTTTTTCCTTTACATCCTTCAGAAAATTCCTATCGTTGATCACAGAAAGGACAACCAAACCTGCCCTGGTTGATATGGGATTTCCTCCAAAGGTTGAGGCATGCATTCCAGCTTGTAAAAGCTCACCCAATCCCTTTTTTGCAATCATAGCACCGATGGGAAAGCCTCCCCCAAGCCCCTTTGCCAATGTTATAATATCTGGAATAACACCATAGCTTTGATATGCAAAGATGTATCCTGTCCTTCCTATCCCTGTCTGAACCTCGTCAAATATAAGCAAAAGGTCATTTTCAGAGCAAAGCTTTCTTAATCCTTCAAGGTATTCAGATGTGGCAGGATATATCCCCCTCTCTCCCTGAATGGGCTCTACCATAATGGCAACTGTCTTTTTGTCTATCTTTTTTTTAGCATCTTCTAAGGAATTAAACTCAATGTAGTCAAAGCCAGAAACTAAAGGCTCAAAACCTTTATGTATCTTCTCCTGTCCTGTGGCAGATAGGGTTGCCAATGTCCTTCCATGGAAACTACCTTTGGCGGTAAGGATTTTATACCTTTCCTTTCCATAGACCCTTGCCAATTTAAATGCTGATTCATTTGCCTCTGCACCTGAATTACAAAAGAATACCCTTCCTTTTAAAGAAATATCTGAGAGCTTCCTTGCCAGCAACAATTGGGGTTCTGTATAGAATAGATTTGATGTCTGGATAAGAAAATCAAGCTGTTCCTTTATTTCCTGAATAAGGAGAGGATGGGAATATCCAAGTGGATTGCAGGCTAAACCAGAGGTAAAATCAAGGTAGGAATTTCCCTCTGCATCATAAAGCCTTGATCCCAAACCCCTTACAAAGAGGACATTGGGTCTTGTATATGTTGGGCAAAGGTATTCGCTATATTTCATCTTAAGTTAAGGCTTTTCTTATCCTATCACAAATATATTCTATTTCTCTATCCTTCAATTCAGCAAACATAGGAAGGGAAAGGGCTTTTTTGCAAAGGCTTTCTGAATGGGGAAAGCTTCCTTCCTTAAGGTTAAGGTATTTATAGGCAGGCTGAAGATGAAGTGGGATTGGGTAGTGAATTCCCGTTGATATTCCGTCTTTATTTAGCCTCTCTCTAAGTTTGTCCCTTTTTTCTGTTTGAATAACATACAAATGATAAACACAAAATACACCATCTAGTATCTTTGGTGTGATTATTCCATTCATCCCTGACAAAAGCTCATCATATTTTTTTGCAATCTCCCTTCTTTTTTTATTCCAAGTATCCAGATATTTCAATTTTACCCTTAATATTGCTGCCTGAATATTATCAAGCCTTGAATTTATCCCCTCAATTTTATGGAGATATTTATCGGTTCTTCCATGATTACAAAGGATTCTTATCCTTTCTATTATTTCTTGAGAATTAGAGAGGCAAGCACCACCATCACCATAAGCCCCCAAATTTTTTCCTGGATAGAAACTAAACCCTGCTACATCCCCAAGGCTTCCCACCCTTTTTCCTTTATAAAAAGCACCGTGTGCCTGGCTAGCATCTTCAATAATAAAAAGATTGTGCCTTTTGGCAATTTCAGCTATTTTATCAAAATCCACGGGCTGACCATAGATATGGACAGGGATGATTGCCTTTGTTTTTTTTGTAATCGCCCTTTCTATTCCACTAGGGTCAATGTTATATGTATCCTTGTCAATATCAACAAAGACAGGGATTGCCTTATTTAATGTGATTGCTTCAACCGTGGCAATAAATGTATGGATGCTTGTGATTACCTCATCACCTTCTTTTATCCCTAATGCCCTTAAGCTAAGGTATAAAGCATCTGTCCCATTTCCAACCCCAACTGTGTATTTACTCTGGCAAAACCTGGCAAATTCCTCTTCAAACTTCTCAATCTCTTCTCCACCCACAAAAGATGTACTATCTATTGCCCTTTGAATTGCTTGGTCAATCTCTTTTTTTATAGAAAGGTATTGTGCCTTTAAAGAAACAAGGGGAATTTTCATTATTAGCATTTTAAATTTTTAATAAATGGTTTGTCAATAAAATCCTTGCAAAATATAGCCTGCAAAGGGGAAAATATTAGAATGAAAGCCCATAGGATAATCCCCTGCCTTGATGTTGATAAGGGAAGGGTTGTTAAGGGAATAAGCTTTGTTAATCTTCGCGATGCAGGAAATCCGGTAGAGCAGGCAAGGATATATGACAAAGAGGGAGCAGATGAGCTTGTTTTTTTGGACATTACCGCATCCTGGGAGGATAGAAAGATAATTGTTGATATAGTCCGTGCCTG
This genomic window from bacterium contains:
- the secF gene encoding protein translocase subunit SecF is translated as MIDFLRLRKIFYLFSFLLIVIGLVSLIMRGRKNLGIDFTGGIMVNLKFEEKISEEKLEDIRKGLEMAGIKGQIQYIGGERKELLVKIKGSEDEKTEKKIRKIAEGIGKFAYSSTFIGPSVSRHLGSYAIKSIFLAVIAMLIYIGFRFEFRFGVSAMLALLHDMIISLGIYSLTGREFNAPTIAAFLTIAGYSVNDTIVVFDRIRENLRLSRKEDYYTLLNKSINQTLTRTLITSLTTLLTCVALWLFASGDVSDFAFALIVGIAIGTFSSDCMASPLLYEWHIRSKAKKV
- a CDS encoding flagellar basal body-associated FliL family protein, whose product is MAEEEKKEEEEEKKPKKGLPKGPIVIVLAIIIGLVLSSVVAIIVAKKVAKEDKIPEPLIKPEGIEEEEEEVYYFELGEFLAKIINPEEPTYVKLEKLTFSYDAKKYEFLIKELEERKPEMRDIINTILISSTPEIATKEGKEAFKEKVLEEINSILRDGQIENVFCEIIPQ
- a CDS encoding aspartate aminotransferase family protein; this encodes MKYSEYLCPTYTRPNVLFVRGLGSRLYDAEGNSYLDFTSGLACNPLGYSHPLLIQEIKEQLDFLIQTSNLFYTEPQLLLARKLSDISLKGRVFFCNSGAEANESAFKLARVYGKERYKILTAKGSFHGRTLATLSATGQEKIHKGFEPLVSGFDYIEFNSLEDAKKKIDKKTVAIMVEPIQGERGIYPATSEYLEGLRKLCSENDLLLIFDEVQTGIGRTGYIFAYQSYGVIPDIITLAKGLGGGFPIGAMIAKKGLGELLQAGMHASTFGGNPISTRAGLVVLSVINDRNFLKDVKEKGNYFKEKLSSLPHKEIRGVGLMIGMDIEQDAKEVVKQCLEKGLLINAPSNNCLRFLPPLTVTKEEIDEAIQYLMLCKT
- a CDS encoding DegT/DnrJ/EryC1/StrS family aminotransferase — its product is MKIPLVSLKAQYLSIKKEIDQAIQRAIDSTSFVGGEEIEKFEEEFARFCQSKYTVGVGNGTDALYLSLRALGIKEGDEVITSIHTFIATVEAITLNKAIPVFVDIDKDTYNIDPSGIERAITKKTKAIIPVHIYGQPVDFDKIAEIAKRHNLFIIEDASQAHGAFYKGKRVGSLGDVAGFSFYPGKNLGAYGDGGACLSNSQEIIERIRILCNHGRTDKYLHKIEGINSRLDNIQAAILRVKLKYLDTWNKKRREIAKKYDELLSGMNGIITPKILDGVFCVYHLYVIQTEKRDKLRERLNKDGISTGIHYPIPLHLQPAYKYLNLKEGSFPHSESLCKKALSLPMFAELKDREIEYICDRIRKALT
- a CDS encoding flagellar basal body-associated FliL family protein encodes the protein MTEEELLLEEEKKPSILSNPIVQIAIIIISLSVAVSLSALISFMIAKKYKPYNLVISPEKEEKLIPPPEPLNFSNLGNFLVRLTDPDIPRYVQIKDLCIAYEGRKYKYLAAEIGERKAQIKSLVNDILIKKSSDVATFDGKMALKKELILEINKIINPKKGRISDIYMEILVQ
- the argF gene encoding ornithine carbamoyltransferase, translated to MRHLLSISDLEPASIWRIFNLTDKIIELPDYKPFSDKTAILFFKKPSLRTRLSFEIAIKSLGGESVFITDNEVGLGTREEIKDIARVLSGYGDCIIPRVFSHSELLALSKYANVPVINALSDDEHPCQVLSDLWTIWKHKEKIVGLNLSFIGDCGNNVASSWLLLASMMGINITLCFPKGYGPKKDILKRAKKYSALSGAIIKTITDPKKAVLDAEVIYTDTWTSMGQEKEKEKRIKDFSGFTINKSLLSYAKENCSIMHCMPIHRGEEIEDEIAEGKNSIIFHQARNKLVVTKGILVFLLV
- the yfcE gene encoding phosphodiesterase — translated: MKIGVISDTHGNLSAFDKALEAFSDCELIIHCGDILAPGPKNPIPEGYNPPGLAERINSLSMPLLIAKGNCDSEVDSVLLKPPIFPFVFLQDEKTRIIASHLPIDPLQFRADILITGHTHIPGIEERDGIIYLNPGSPSVPLSPTKIPTYAIIDDKITIYSLSKEVIIQWKTQYTCR